The Geotalea uraniireducens Rf4 genome window below encodes:
- a CDS encoding HPP family protein: MRNRLARMPGKMKGQFRGNHSKLSLKYAVWGLVSGTLSILAILAVTKMAGYPLLIGSFGASAVLLFGASDSPLAQPRNLIGGHLVSAVAAVIIVALGGSGSYAIAFAVGLAIFLMYITHTVHPPGGATALIGVQGHAGYAYVLLPVFAGALILLIVALFTNNLVHHRQYPKHWL, from the coding sequence ATGAGAAACAGGCTTGCACGCATGCCCGGCAAGATGAAAGGGCAATTCAGGGGAAATCACTCAAAGTTATCATTGAAGTACGCGGTATGGGGATTGGTCAGCGGAACGTTATCGATCCTCGCCATACTGGCGGTAACCAAAATGGCGGGATATCCGCTCCTCATCGGCTCTTTCGGCGCATCTGCGGTTCTTCTCTTCGGTGCTTCCGATTCGCCGTTGGCCCAACCGAGAAATCTGATCGGTGGCCATCTCGTCTCGGCCGTGGCGGCCGTTATTATCGTGGCACTGGGGGGATCCGGTTCATACGCAATCGCCTTTGCGGTGGGGCTTGCCATCTTCCTCATGTACATCACCCATACCGTTCATCCTCCCGGCGGCGCAACCGCTCTGATCGGCGTGCAGGGACACGCGGGCTATGCCTATGTCCTACTTCCGGTCTTCGCCGGGGCGCTCATTCTTTTGATCGTCGCCCTTTTCACCAACAACTTAGTCCACCATCGGCAGTACCCGAAACACTGGCTCTGA
- a CDS encoding CHASE2 domain-containing protein codes for MAVTGTQLRKILIITIVAFAVSLGLFLSGVLSPFELKVYDLFSRRLNPVKSAGDIVIVQVDQQSIDALSSENITWPWPRQIYAPLLDYLAEADAVFIDILFTEPSSYGEEDDMVFADAVKKAGNVYLPLFLSGNKRDMTAEELAYLKKTSMPDALSARLAYESAITNIDRLRNAAHGAGNVMIKPDPDGVYRRAPLSFRFRDMTIPHFVLGYLLEKEAVAVRDRRLVAGNTPLPLMDDSLLLRYYSGEQPFPVISAAALFKASLDDQAGKKPAIQKGYFKGKKVFIGLTAAGLYDMKPTSISPVSTGVMIHATTLDTLLHRHFITPVPAYVPIALMLILSLAVCWFVFTHHALGPNLSFFAAASVFTLGLPASLFKNGIYVQTIPPVAALIVAVISAVAYSYATEGKERRFVRRAFAQYMDETIVQYLLKNPDLIKPGGQRRRVSVFFADIAGFTTLAEKLPPEATAKILHTALNAFSEVIIRNHGVIDKYIGDCIMAFWGAPLETEHDEINACRAALQCQETLAEVNRGLAAEGLTQIAIRIGIHSGEAIVGNLGSDRLFDYTAIGDTVNLASRLESANKHFKTRVMVSEDTFNRTEGLFPARELGLIEVKGKSLPIRIYELMAAVERTEAEVKTFIDGYQRAYELFMEKKWGEAAEAFGRFLDAYPGDGPAVYYRAWCETLKENPPLTNNWNVIKMTEK; via the coding sequence ATGGCCGTCACCGGCACGCAGTTGCGTAAAATACTGATCATCACGATCGTGGCGTTCGCAGTGTCACTCGGGTTGTTTCTCTCCGGGGTGCTCTCCCCGTTTGAGCTCAAGGTCTACGACCTGTTTTCCCGTCGGCTGAATCCGGTCAAAAGCGCAGGGGACATTGTGATTGTTCAGGTCGACCAGCAGAGCATCGACGCCTTGAGCAGCGAGAACATCACCTGGCCCTGGCCGAGGCAGATATATGCGCCGCTCCTCGATTATCTGGCGGAAGCCGACGCTGTGTTCATCGATATCCTTTTCACCGAGCCATCTTCCTACGGAGAGGAAGACGATATGGTATTCGCCGATGCCGTTAAAAAGGCTGGAAACGTCTACCTGCCGCTCTTTCTTTCCGGGAACAAAAGGGATATGACGGCTGAAGAGCTGGCGTACCTGAAAAAGACCTCCATGCCCGATGCCTTGTCGGCGCGGCTTGCCTATGAATCCGCAATTACCAATATCGACCGGCTGCGAAACGCGGCACACGGCGCCGGTAATGTCATGATAAAGCCGGATCCGGACGGGGTGTACCGCCGAGCGCCTCTTTCCTTCAGGTTCCGGGATATGACGATCCCCCATTTCGTTCTCGGTTATCTCCTGGAGAAGGAGGCGGTTGCGGTCCGGGACAGACGTCTCGTTGCCGGGAACACCCCTTTACCGCTCATGGACGATTCACTACTCCTCCGGTACTACAGCGGTGAGCAGCCGTTTCCCGTCATCTCCGCTGCCGCTCTGTTCAAGGCTTCGCTGGATGACCAGGCGGGAAAAAAGCCGGCAATCCAGAAGGGATACTTCAAGGGAAAGAAGGTCTTCATCGGTTTGACCGCAGCCGGACTCTACGACATGAAGCCGACCTCCATATCGCCCGTCTCCACCGGCGTAATGATCCACGCCACAACCCTTGATACCCTGCTCCACAGGCATTTCATAACGCCGGTGCCGGCTTATGTTCCTATCGCCTTGATGCTTATCCTTTCGCTTGCAGTCTGCTGGTTCGTTTTCACCCATCATGCACTCGGTCCCAACCTGTCGTTCTTTGCCGCGGCGTCGGTGTTTACCCTTGGACTTCCCGCCTCTCTCTTCAAGAACGGCATATATGTGCAGACCATACCGCCTGTTGCGGCGCTGATCGTTGCCGTAATATCCGCGGTCGCGTACAGTTACGCCACGGAAGGGAAAGAGCGCCGCTTTGTGCGGCGTGCATTTGCCCAGTACATGGATGAGACCATCGTTCAATATCTCCTGAAGAATCCGGATCTCATCAAGCCCGGCGGGCAACGCCGGCGGGTATCGGTGTTTTTTGCCGATATTGCGGGCTTTACCACCCTCGCTGAAAAGCTCCCTCCCGAAGCGACGGCGAAGATCCTCCACACCGCGCTCAACGCCTTCAGCGAAGTGATAATCCGCAATCACGGGGTTATCGACAAATACATCGGCGATTGCATCATGGCTTTCTGGGGAGCCCCCCTGGAGACGGAGCATGATGAGATAAACGCCTGCCGCGCCGCGCTCCAGTGCCAGGAAACGCTGGCCGAGGTGAATCGCGGCCTGGCGGCAGAAGGTTTGACGCAGATCGCCATCCGCATCGGCATCCATTCCGGCGAGGCGATTGTCGGCAATCTCGGCAGCGACCGGCTCTTCGACTACACGGCCATCGGCGATACGGTCAATCTCGCTTCCCGTCTGGAGTCGGCGAACAAGCATTTCAAGACCAGGGTCATGGTCAGTGAGGATACATTCAACAGGACCGAAGGGCTCTTCCCGGCACGGGAACTGGGGCTGATCGAGGTGAAGGGGAAGTCCCTGCCGATCAGGATTTATGAGCTGATGGCGGCCGTGGAGAGGACCGAAGCCGAAGTGAAAACCTTTATTGATGGCTATCAGCGGGCTTATGAACTGTTCATGGAGAAAAAGTGGGGGGAAGCTGCGGAAGCGTTCGGCCGCTTCCTCGACGCCTACCCCGGCGACGGGCCGGCAGTTTATTACAGGGCCTGGTGCGAGACTCTCAAGGAAAATCCACCATTGACTAATAACTGGAATGTGATAAAAATGACGGAGAAATGA